A portion of the Paenibacillus marchantiae genome contains these proteins:
- a CDS encoding GNAT family N-acetyltransferase codes for MDITFRESLEGIGIAQLSGAFFEGWPNPPSTPTFLKLLEQSYAVELAIDEETGNVVGFIQAISDGVLSAYIPLLEVLPEYQGKGIGTDLIKRMFNRLGDLYMIDLLCDNELQEFYEKQGMQKTSGMVIRHYQNQAGAVNS; via the coding sequence ATGGATATTACATTTCGTGAATCGCTGGAGGGAATAGGAATCGCCCAACTTAGCGGGGCTTTTTTCGAAGGTTGGCCAAACCCTCCATCTACGCCTACATTTCTGAAGTTGCTGGAACAATCCTATGCTGTCGAACTGGCTATTGATGAAGAAACCGGAAATGTGGTGGGCTTTATTCAAGCGATTTCAGATGGAGTTCTTAGCGCATATATTCCCTTACTGGAAGTGCTTCCGGAGTATCAGGGTAAAGGGATCGGAACAGATCTCATCAAGCGTATGTTTAATCGTCTAGGTGATCTCTATATGATTGATCTTCTGTGCGATAACGAACTCCAGGAGTTCTATGAGAAACAGGGCATGCAAAAAACATCTGGCATGGTGATTCGTCATTATCAAAATCAGGCTGGAGCGGTAAATAGCTAA